In the Alteromonas sp. M12 genome, one interval contains:
- a CDS encoding DUF3488 and transglutaminase-like domain-containing protein has translation MMISSAKNHAHIILTMVFLCISLSLLEPVMGWILILVVCAVVMRSALYLELHKHAPSVRTLNLLALLSAIVLAYFSFQLGVLLGMINLLVLACSLKLMQLRSMKDYYQLITCCGFLIGCGFIFQNSIGFSIFYLFLTLLLLLSLACNISPSLGFDTNLKRIAIMAGQALPITALLFIVLPQIGPLWQMPTAKSHQTGLAEQVTPGDIAQLSQSAELAFRVTFKGAIPVPQERYWRALVMEEFDGKTWRVSAERKAIQRQYKRFNKEFTPTLTGKFYSYEVIAEPTHQNWLYSIDVGVPEGPKSANQIWQSHEYQLTSHTPLVSNFQYTLRSYPETPLNQAIYSVDRRINLQLPDTGNPKTQIWVNNLRSQYPDDQEFIRQVLAYFAEQPFEYTLQPPLMQIDTVDTFLFAQQQGFCSHYASAMAYILRLAGIPTRLVTGYQGGEMREQNYMSVYQYDAHAWIEAWHSDLGWQRYDPTAVVAPDRVEYGLRSAIEEAAELIDSPFSLSRYSAIAWLNEFRLLLKDIDFVWTKWVLGFDKNSQKDLIKSLIGELTPKKLALFGLSVIGLIVLLLAFFFLPSLHRKKPDHITLYYQKSEKLLNKLKIYRAKSQGPLDFANSVKNKLPNSLHQPFSNVTHIYMRHHYQQNTNAQKSSNRTRIKQQWQALKKAINRQLKN, from the coding sequence ATGATGATCTCTTCTGCTAAAAATCATGCTCATATCATACTGACTATGGTATTTCTGTGTATTAGTTTGAGTTTACTTGAGCCAGTAATGGGCTGGATTCTCATTTTAGTGGTGTGCGCTGTAGTGATGCGCAGCGCACTGTACTTAGAGTTGCACAAGCATGCTCCATCTGTACGTACACTCAACCTCTTAGCACTGTTAAGTGCAATTGTACTGGCCTATTTTAGTTTCCAGCTAGGGGTACTTCTAGGCATGATAAACCTGTTAGTTTTAGCCTGCTCATTAAAGTTAATGCAGTTACGCAGTATGAAAGATTATTATCAATTAATAACCTGCTGTGGCTTCCTGATTGGTTGCGGTTTTATATTCCAAAATAGCATAGGTTTTAGCATTTTTTATTTGTTCCTAACATTGCTGCTTTTGCTTTCTCTAGCCTGCAATATCAGTCCTAGCCTCGGCTTTGACACTAATTTAAAAAGAATCGCGATTATGGCAGGGCAGGCTTTACCTATCACCGCCTTATTGTTTATTGTACTGCCCCAAATAGGCCCATTGTGGCAAATGCCCACGGCCAAATCGCATCAAACCGGATTAGCAGAACAGGTCACTCCTGGAGATATTGCGCAGTTGTCTCAAAGTGCAGAATTAGCATTTAGAGTAACATTCAAAGGCGCCATCCCTGTCCCTCAAGAACGCTATTGGCGGGCTCTGGTTATGGAAGAGTTCGACGGTAAAACTTGGCGAGTATCTGCAGAACGAAAAGCGATTCAGCGCCAGTACAAACGGTTTAATAAAGAATTCACTCCCACACTTACTGGAAAATTCTATAGCTATGAGGTTATTGCTGAGCCAACCCATCAAAACTGGTTATATAGTATTGATGTTGGCGTTCCAGAAGGTCCCAAGAGTGCAAACCAGATTTGGCAAAGCCACGAATATCAATTAACAAGTCACACGCCGCTGGTAAGTAACTTTCAATATACATTGCGATCGTATCCCGAGACACCTCTTAACCAAGCTATCTATAGTGTAGACAGGCGGATTAATTTGCAACTGCCGGACACAGGAAATCCCAAAACTCAAATTTGGGTTAATAACCTGCGATCGCAATATCCCGATGATCAGGAATTCATACGCCAAGTATTGGCATATTTTGCTGAGCAACCTTTTGAATACACCTTACAGCCTCCGTTAATGCAAATAGATACTGTAGATACGTTTCTATTTGCACAACAGCAAGGGTTTTGTTCCCACTATGCTTCTGCTATGGCGTATATTCTGCGACTTGCAGGGATTCCAACTCGCTTAGTGACAGGTTATCAAGGCGGCGAAATGCGTGAGCAAAATTACATGAGTGTGTATCAATATGATGCCCATGCATGGATTGAGGCATGGCATTCAGATTTGGGGTGGCAGCGCTATGATCCAACTGCAGTGGTAGCTCCTGATAGAGTAGAGTATGGTTTAAGATCAGCAATAGAAGAAGCAGCAGAATTGATTGACTCCCCCTTCTCACTTAGTCGCTATAGCGCAATAGCTTGGTTAAATGAGTTTAGGCTTTTACTAAAAGATATTGATTTCGTATGGACCAAGTGGGTGTTAGGTTTCGATAAAAACTCCCAAAAAGACTTAATTAAATCACTAATTGGCGAGTTGACCCCAAAAAAGTTAGCCCTATTTGGACTCAGTGTGATCGGCTTGATCGTGCTTTTATTGGCATTTTTCTTTCTGCCATCGTTACATCGCAAAAAACCTGATCATATTACCCTGTACTATCAAAAATCAGAAAAGCTCTTGAACAAGCTTAAAATCTACCGGGCAAAATCCCAAGGGCCACTAGACTTTGCCAATAGTGTAAAAAACAAGCTTCCCAATTCACTACACCAACCTTTTAGCAATGTGACGCATATTTATATGCGCCATCATTACCAGCAAAACACCAATGCTCAAAAATCGAGTAATAGAACACGAATAAAACAACAGTGGCAAGCCTTAAAAAAAGCAATTAATCGACAGCTTAAAAACTAA
- the rlmM gene encoding 23S rRNA (cytidine(2498)-2'-O)-methyltransferase RlmM, which translates to MNSLLLYCRAGFEADLCTELQEQLSKLGVFGYPLFSKKSGFVRFICHQDGDPEKVIQQLAVKDLVFARQMFASTEPISLTDTADRISPILENLQDQSLFGELRVEHADTTDGRELSKLCRKLAVPLRQSLRKNNLLTAKEQTNKPCLFVFFVTGVEVILGFSNPKKHSPLPLGILRLRSPSSAPSRSTLKLDEAIQVFIPKAEMQIRFEPGMHAVDLGACPGGWTYQLVQRGLFVQAVDNGAMDAALMETGQVSYFPEDGFKYEPRKKNVHWLVCDMIEQPQRVAKLMANWLIKGWCKEAIFNLKLPMKQRYESVTQAKQLVHEMMDKHAIKYEWQAKHLYHDREEVTVHIKTL; encoded by the coding sequence ATTAATTCTCTACTATTATATTGCCGAGCAGGCTTTGAGGCTGATCTGTGCACTGAACTGCAAGAACAGTTGAGTAAGCTAGGTGTATTTGGTTATCCGCTGTTTTCCAAAAAATCGGGTTTTGTCCGATTTATCTGTCATCAAGATGGAGATCCAGAAAAAGTTATTCAACAACTGGCCGTAAAAGATTTGGTCTTTGCTCGTCAAATGTTTGCGAGCACAGAACCTATTTCTCTCACTGATACTGCAGATCGTATCTCTCCCATCTTAGAAAATTTGCAAGACCAAAGTTTATTTGGTGAACTGCGGGTTGAACATGCAGACACTACGGATGGTCGCGAACTATCTAAGTTATGTCGAAAGTTAGCGGTACCATTACGACAAAGTTTACGTAAAAACAACTTACTGACAGCAAAAGAACAAACTAACAAACCTTGTTTATTTGTATTTTTTGTCACTGGTGTTGAAGTGATTCTTGGATTCTCTAACCCTAAAAAGCACAGTCCGTTGCCGCTAGGCATTTTACGTTTGCGTTCACCTTCATCTGCACCCAGTCGTTCAACCCTTAAATTAGATGAGGCCATTCAGGTTTTTATCCCCAAAGCTGAGATGCAAATCCGTTTTGAACCTGGTATGCACGCCGTAGATTTAGGGGCATGTCCAGGTGGCTGGACATATCAATTGGTGCAGCGAGGGCTTTTTGTGCAAGCGGTTGACAATGGCGCTATGGATGCAGCTTTGATGGAAACAGGGCAGGTTAGCTACTTTCCTGAAGATGGCTTTAAATACGAACCCCGTAAAAAGAATGTTCATTGGCTAGTTTGCGATATGATTGAGCAACCCCAGCGCGTGGCGAAACTTATGGCTAACTGGCTAATTAAGGGATGGTGTAAAGAAGCTATTTTTAATTTAAAGTTGCCCATGAAACAAAGGTACGAATCGGTTACCCAAGCGAAGCAACTTGTGCATGAAATGATGGACAAACATGCGATTAAATATGAATGGCAAGCGAAACACCTTTATCACGACCGAGAAGAAGTGACCGTTCATATTAAAACCCTCTAG
- a CDS encoding DUF58 domain-containing protein: MFGWQSTAQRWLDRRIPEANNYKLNYRSIFIFPSRFGGLFILLCVGLFILGTNYQNNLMIMLCYFLVSLFLLNLFIAYLNFAKLEIQLGKIQHGFAGEKLQIPIWFNNNKQVSHGILKLNFWKVKNNINVDLDNFSNPIYLPLDCPQRGRLKLPRVTLTSTFPLGLISCWTHLAFSSDIVVYPKPLASKVRLIDKQDSVHLNQADSSLKGHDDFDSLAPYKQGEPLYHVAWKQVAKGQGMISKQFSNQSGATGWLMLASLNSHDLEHKLSELSFQVIELTRNNSVFGLDLGNLKIAPSSGIEHQYACLKALALHTPYLEGVK; this comes from the coding sequence ATGTTTGGTTGGCAATCAACTGCACAGAGATGGTTAGATAGGCGCATTCCTGAAGCCAATAACTATAAATTGAACTACCGTAGTATTTTCATTTTTCCATCGCGTTTCGGAGGATTGTTTATCCTGTTATGTGTGGGTTTATTTATTTTAGGAACCAATTATCAAAATAACTTAATGATAATGTTATGTTATTTTTTAGTCTCATTATTCCTTCTGAATTTATTTATCGCATATCTAAATTTTGCCAAGTTGGAAATTCAATTGGGTAAAATTCAACATGGATTTGCAGGGGAAAAGCTACAAATACCAATCTGGTTTAACAATAATAAACAAGTTTCCCACGGAATCCTTAAACTGAATTTTTGGAAGGTGAAAAATAATATTAATGTGGACTTGGACAATTTTTCGAATCCTATTTACCTTCCTTTGGATTGCCCACAAAGAGGTAGATTGAAATTACCCCGAGTCACACTAACCAGTACTTTTCCTTTGGGATTAATCAGTTGTTGGACTCACCTAGCTTTTTCATCTGATATTGTGGTTTACCCCAAACCTTTGGCTAGCAAAGTTCGCCTAATTGATAAACAAGACTCAGTGCACCTCAACCAAGCAGATTCGTCGCTCAAAGGTCACGATGATTTTGATAGCCTAGCGCCATACAAACAAGGTGAGCCCCTTTATCATGTGGCGTGGAAACAAGTCGCCAAAGGCCAAGGCATGATCTCCAAACAGTTTTCCAATCAATCAGGTGCAACAGGCTGGTTAATGTTGGCGTCGCTAAATTCCCATGATTTAGAACACAAACTCAGCGAGTTGAGCTTTCAAGTTATTGAATTAACTAGAAACAATAGTGTATTTGGTTTGGACTTGGGTAACCTTAAAATTGCGCCTAGTAGTGGAATAGAACATCAATATGCCTGTTTAAAGGCGCTCGCTTTGCACACGCCTTATTTGGAAGGCGTTAAATGA